The window GCGGCCCGCCAGGGCAGCCTCGCGCTGGGCGGAGAGGGCGACGAGGACTGGGCCGGTATCGCGCGCGCCGTCGGCTTTCAGGTCGGCCGCTCGGTGGTTATGCGCCGGCTGGTGTCTCTGGCCTATAAAATCGCCAACAAAAACATCAATGTGCTGATCCAGGGCAAGACCGGTTGCGGCAAGGAGGTGCTGGCCCGCTTCATCCATGCCGTCTCCAGTCGCGCCGACCAGGCCTTTTTCCCCATCAACTGCGCGGCCCTGCCCGAGAATATGCTGGAAAGCGAGCTGTTCGGCCATGAGCGGGGTTCGTTCACCGGCGCCGGCAATCTGCGCCGAGGCATCTTTGAGTTGGCCCATCGCGGCACCCTGTTCCTCGACGAAATCGGCGACGCCAGCCCGGCCATCCAGGTTAAATTGCTGCGGGTGCTTGAAAGCGGTGAATTCATGCGGGTGGGGGGCGAGAAGCCGATTCGCTGCAATGTGCGTTTGATCTCGGCAAGCAACGTCAACCTCGAAGACGCCGTGCGCAAAAAGCTCTTCCGCGAAGATCTCTACTATCGGCTCAACGTGATTCGCCTTGAGCTGCCCAGCCTTGCCGAACGGCGCGAAGATATCCCCGAACTGGCCGAATTCTTTCTCCGGCAGAACAACCCCTCTCTGAGCCTCTCACCGGCGGTCATCAGCCTGTTGCAGCAACATTGCTGGCCCGGCAATATTCGCGAGCTGGCCAATGTGCTGCGGGGGGCGGCGGCTTTTTGCAGCGGCGCGACAATCCAGCCGCAGCATCTCGGCCGTTTTGTGCCGGTGGTCGAAACTCCCGGTGTCGGGTCCGAACCGGAGGCGGGAGCGGACATGTCGCTGGATTTTCTGGATTGGTTCGGCGGC of the Geoalkalibacter ferrihydriticus DSM 17813 genome contains:
- a CDS encoding sigma-54-dependent transcriptional regulator translates to MDATRVLIVDDEVDVCTFLRRLLSRKGYAVTTATNEGETLAALHEGAFQVAMVDLKLPDTDGLTLLRHIKAHHPVCEVIIMTGFSTIKTAVAAMQMGAYEYVEKPFDDIAEIELLVHKAARQGSLALGGEGDEDWAGIARAVGFQVGRSVVMRRLVSLAYKIANKNINVLIQGKTGCGKEVLARFIHAVSSRADQAFFPINCAALPENMLESELFGHERGSFTGAGNLRRGIFELAHRGTLFLDEIGDASPAIQVKLLRVLESGEFMRVGGEKPIRCNVRLISASNVNLEDAVRKKLFREDLYYRLNVIRLELPSLAERREDIPELAEFFLRQNNPSLSLSPAVISLLQQHCWPGNIRELANVLRGAAAFCSGATIQPQHLGRFVPVVETPGVGSEPEAGADMSLDFLDWFGGEEGLAQWPAQKLDELLGRAQEFECVLRKLTGRSGPPQGSSLGLHDAELDTIRTALQRNHWNISAAARQLGIGRNTLHRKIKKYDLRSS